Proteins from one Pelorhabdus rhamnosifermentans genomic window:
- a CDS encoding amidohydrolase: MMIDLAKRVREVWSYLHTIPEVGFEEFKTAAYLAEELSEAGYAVTTGIGGTGVIGVIDSGCPGPTLALRADMDALAHQTDDGICAIHSCGHDAHSSMVLTVAEEIAAQGIQKGKVKIIFQPAEEKLVGALRTIEDGAIDDVDILLGIHLRPIQEAKLNQATPALCHGASYIMEAEIEGEACHGARPHLGINAIDAAAAVVQAINAIHVNPVIPATVKVTKFQAGGAALNAIPGKAQLAFDLRAQNNIVMNELREKATQAIHGGAATVGAQAAIQLVGGCPAAEYDADTVALAREAIVAVLGEQGLLAPITTPGGEDFHFYVKHKPTLKTGYIGLGADLTPGLHSPKMAFDQAALINGVQILLYMVNKLVTIGK; this comes from the coding sequence TTAAGCGAAGCAGGTTATGCTGTCACAACAGGCATTGGCGGGACCGGCGTTATTGGCGTGATTGACAGCGGGTGCCCGGGACCAACGCTTGCTTTACGGGCCGATATGGATGCTTTGGCTCACCAGACCGATGATGGAATCTGTGCGATTCATTCCTGTGGCCATGACGCGCATTCATCCATGGTGCTAACCGTAGCAGAAGAAATTGCGGCGCAAGGCATTCAAAAGGGGAAAGTCAAAATTATCTTTCAACCAGCTGAAGAAAAGCTGGTTGGCGCGCTTCGTACCATTGAAGACGGTGCTATTGATGATGTGGATATTTTGTTAGGCATTCATTTGCGCCCGATTCAGGAGGCCAAACTGAATCAAGCCACACCCGCTTTGTGTCATGGAGCCAGTTATATAATGGAGGCTGAAATTGAAGGTGAAGCTTGTCATGGGGCTCGGCCTCATTTGGGTATTAATGCTATTGATGCAGCAGCCGCCGTTGTTCAGGCGATTAATGCTATTCATGTCAATCCTGTCATTCCAGCTACAGTGAAGGTTACGAAATTTCAGGCAGGCGGTGCAGCCCTCAATGCTATTCCTGGCAAGGCACAATTAGCCTTTGATTTGCGTGCTCAAAATAATATTGTCATGAATGAATTGCGTGAAAAGGCTACGCAGGCCATTCACGGTGGTGCCGCGACTGTTGGGGCTCAGGCAGCTATTCAATTAGTCGGTGGTTGTCCGGCGGCTGAATATGATGCGGATACGGTAGCATTAGCTCGGGAAGCTATTGTGGCTGTACTGGGAGAACAGGGGTTGCTTGCTCCTATTACTACGCCTGGCGGCGAAGACTTTCATTTTTATGTGAAACATAAGCCCACGTTGAAAACGGGTTATATTGGTTTGGGGGCTGATTTAACACCTGGATTACATAGTCCGAAGATGGCATTTGATCAAGCGGCTTTAATTAATGGTGTTCAGATTCTCTTGTATATGGTGAATAAATTAGTCACAATAGGTAAATAA